GAAAGCTAAATATTCGATTTAGGGCAGAGCAAAAAGCGTCCACTAATACCAGAAACTTTAAGTTTTCTGACAATATAACTTATATGAATTTGGCTAATGAGGCTGCATTAACCAGAGATCCGTTAGCAGTATTGCCTTATTCTCAAACGAAGATTGATAGAACAGCTGCAGGTTATGATCCTATTTTGTATCCTAATAACGATTGGATTGATCAATTAATTCAAGATGTAACCATTAACAATGCCTATAATGTAAGTTTACAAGGAGGAGGAGAAAAAGCACGTTATTATGTTGCAAGTACTTATAATATAGACAATGGTGTACTTAAAGTTGATAATTTAAACGATTTTAATAGTAATATTAAATTAAGAAATTATTCTTTTAGAAGTAATGTCGATTTAAATCTTACTCAAACTACAGATTTGGCAGTTCGTTTATATGCACAATTCGATGATTATAATGGTCCTGTCGGAGGCTTTGATTCCAATGGAAATTATGTAAATGGTGGTGCAAATATTTTTAATAGAGCAGTTTGGTCAAATCCAGTAAAATTCCCAGCAGTATATCCCCAAGAATTATTACCGTATGTAGAGCATCCACTTTTTGGAGGAGCTGTAACGGGCCAAGGAAGTACAACCTTATTAACAAATCCTTATGCAGAAATGGTAAGGGGCTACGATGTCAGCAGAGCTTCAAATGTTCAAGCTCAGTTAGAGTTTAAGCAAGATTTAGGTGGCATATTAGAAGGGCTTAAATTGAGAACCATGGGATATATAAGAAGATTTTCTTCTTTTAGGCTTACTAGACAATATAATCCATTTTATTATTCGGGCATTGTAAACCCAGAAACAAATGAAATTACTTTATCGCTTATTAACCACGGTAGAGAAGGATCAATAGGAACACCAGGAAGAGAATATTTAGGTTATGGGGAAGGACAAAAAGATCTTAACTCCCGAGCATATGTGGAAACGGCTTTTAATTACGATCGTACTTTTGGCGAAAGCCATGATGTGTCTGCCATGTTGATAGGTATTATGTCTAGTTATGAAACTGCTAACCCAGGATCTTTGCAGTTGTCTTTGCCAAGTAGAAATATTGGATTTTCAGGTAGGTTTACCTATGGGTATGCAGATAAGTATTTAGCTGAAATTAATTTTGGCTACAATGGGTCTGAGCGTTTTGCAAAAAACAATCGCTTCGGTTTTTTTCCATCTTTTGCGGTGGGATATGCTATTTCTAACGAAAAGTTTTTCGAATCTTTAAAACCAGTATTTAGTAGTCTAAAGCTTAGAGCAAGTTATGGATGGGTTGGTAATGATGAAATAGGTAATTCAAATGAAAGGTTCTTTTATCTAGCTGAAGTTAACTTAGATAATGGCACATACGGGGCAAGTTTTGGCGAATTAAATAACTATTATCGCCCAGGGGTTTCAATATCTAGGTATGCCAATGATAAGATTAGCTGGGAAAAATCCAGACAAATTAATTTAGGTATCGACCTGAGTTTCTTTAATAATTCCCTTAGCTTAACAGCAGATGTCTTTAAACAGAATAGAAGCGATATACTTCAAGAGCGTTCAAATATAGGATCAACATTAGGGCTTTCTGTAATACCATATACAAACTTTGGGGAAGCCGAGAGCAAAGGTCTTGATGCTTCCATAAGTTATAATATGTATTTTGGAAATGGTTGGTCAACAAACTTAAGAGGTAATCTAACATATTCAACAAGTAAAATACTTCAATTTGATGAAAATTATTATCCACCGGAATTAAGTTATTTGTATAAAAAAGGTCAACCTATTGCGCAGAGGTTTGGTTATGTGGCAGAGCGTTTATTTGTAGATGATGCAGAAGCAGCGAATTCACCGAGACAATTTGGAGAATATGGTGGAGGGGATATTAAATACAAAGATTTAAATGGCGATGGTGTTATTACATCTTTAG
This genomic window from Mariniflexile sp. TRM1-10 contains:
- a CDS encoding SusC/RagA family TonB-linked outer membrane protein, producing the protein MRKVFFSCSEFDYRFKLVMLLLCITTYQVQASEGKNEDFKNEIQKRTITGVVKDATGMALPGANVLVKGTTNGVMTDFDGEFKLDIDAGAEILVVSYIGYDTQEVKIGDKSVFLILLNEDSEALKEVVVVGYGTQKKTSLVSSITTINPKEIKGPTSNLTTMMAGRVSGMVAYQRSGEPGADNAEFFIRGLGNFGSGKRDPLILIDGIESSPTDMARLQPDDIEAFSVLKDASAASIYGARGANGVVLINTKKGVVGKLNIRFRAEQKASTNTRNFKFSDNITYMNLANEAALTRDPLAVLPYSQTKIDRTAAGYDPILYPNNDWIDQLIQDVTINNAYNVSLQGGGEKARYYVASTYNIDNGVLKVDNLNDFNSNIKLRNYSFRSNVDLNLTQTTDLAVRLYAQFDDYNGPVGGFDSNGNYVNGGANIFNRAVWSNPVKFPAVYPQELLPYVEHPLFGGAVTGQGSTTLLTNPYAEMVRGYDVSRASNVQAQLEFKQDLGGILEGLKLRTMGYIRRFSSFRLTRQYNPFYYSGIVNPETNEITLSLINHGREGSIGTPGREYLGYGEGQKDLNSRAYVETAFNYDRTFGESHDVSAMLIGIMSSYETANPGSLQLSLPSRNIGFSGRFTYGYADKYLAEINFGYNGSERFAKNNRFGFFPSFAVGYAISNEKFFESLKPVFSSLKLRASYGWVGNDEIGNSNERFFYLAEVNLDNGTYGASFGELNNYYRPGVSISRYANDKISWEKSRQINLGIDLSFFNNSLSLTADVFKQNRSDILQERSNIGSTLGLSVIPYTNFGEAESKGLDASISYNMYFGNGWSTNLRGNLTYSTSKILQFDENYYPPELSYLYKKGQPIAQRFGYVAERLFVDDAEAANSPRQFGEYGGGDIKYKDLNGDGVITSLDQAPIGYPTTPEIVYGFGGTVGYKNVDFSLFLQGSARSSFFINPQNISPFVINGGAQNGLLKVIADNHWSEDNRNSYAFWPRLSDTFVDNNNRTSTWWMRNGAFLRLKSVELGYNIPQSFLDKVKISSLRFYANTTNPVVFSKFKMWDPEMGGNGLGYPVQTTYNFGILLEL